In a single window of the Poecile atricapillus isolate bPoeAtr1 chromosome 27, bPoeAtr1.hap1, whole genome shotgun sequence genome:
- the C27H17orf113 gene encoding uncharacterized protein C17orf113 homolog, with protein MVPPGKKPAGETSNSNKKCKRYFNEHWKEEFTWLEFDYERKLMFCIECRQALVKNKHGKAENAFTVGTDNFQRHALLRHVTSGAHRQALAVNREQLAFETRVHGHPELRSVIKVEVNPAKVAVLTTVYWMAKEEIPDEKCSSLLNFQKFNLCQALLASEHSEYYHPGSVREMQAAIAKVLHNEDRHRIKASPFIGLVVDETVDVLEHRSLAVFTTTVSPCNGQTSTTFLGSFELPTGEASTVAGKVGEVMRSFGIPTMKLTWLSADSASLVAERLSGVGTALTSLCPLLTEVHCLSHGTSLLLAESISAIEYLQKYETTVDAVYRLYSRFQGEGNSLQELRRVLDLCEIDLGSPKAIHWTSIFPAVEAIDSSWPTLVLLLESEAERSPVARGLCEELKKFQFVAFTKILLDVLPIFQKLSRFFQIEDFDLSILKPIVSATATTLQAQQSASGQNLREFLSEMNKHPQDGQEGESRLYYKGVELANCSQVHLKHFEHLKESYLERVRGNLLDRFPSSVLEAISSFSAIFNPKCYPQSLEDIGSYGVSELNFLLQVYSRVVVSERALSDFPLFKRIVFSLSQLSFKDLCVKLVYSSSEMHELFPDFAVLAAIALALPLGSVLAEKISRGRELLKRGRSRHAKDEGLSDLMKIAIDGPAISEFNFALAIEYYESMRESGFLMAQVK; from the exons ATGGTGCCTccagggaaaaagccagctGGGGAAACTTCCAATTCCAATAAAAAGTGTAAACGCTATTTCAATGAGCACTGGAAGGAAGAATTTACCTGGCTGGAGTTTGACTATGAGAGGAAGCTCATGTTTTGCATAGAGTGTCGGCAGGCACTGGTGAAGAACAAGCACGGTAAAGCGGAAAACGCTTTTACCGTGGGCACGGACAACTTCCAGCGGCACGCGCTGCTGCGGCACGTCACCTCCGGCGCGCACCGCCAGGCACTGGCGGTGAACCGCGAGCAGCTGGCCTTCGAGACCCGTGTCCACGGCCACCCCGAGCTGCGCTCGGTCATCAAGGTGGAGGTGAACCCCGCCAAGGTGGCCGTCCTCACCACCGTCTACTGGATGGCCAAGGAGGAGATCCCAGATGAGAAGTGCTCCTCCCTGCTCAACTTCCAGAAGTTCAACCTGTGCCAGGCGCTGCTGGCCTCGGAGCACAGCGAGTATTACCACCCCGGCAGCGTCAGGGAGATGCAG GCAGCCATTGCCAAAGTCCTCCACAACGAGGACAGGCACAGGATCAAAGCCTCGCCGTTCATTGGGCTGGTGGTGGACGAGACGGTGGATGTCCTGGAGCACCGCAGCCTCGCCGTGTTCACCACCACTGTCTCCCCCTGCAACGGGCAGACctccaccaccttcctgggcagcttCGAGCTGCCCACCGGGGAGGCCTCCACTGTGGCAGGCAAGGTGGGTGAGGTGATGCGCTCCTTCGGCATCCCCACCATGAAGCTCACCTGGCTCAGCGCCGACAGTGCCTCACTGGTGGCCGAGCGGCTGAGCGGGGTGGGAACGGCGCTGACCTCACTCTGCCCGCTCCTCACTGAGGTGCACTGCCTGTCCCACGgcacctccctgctgctggccgAGAGCATCAGCGCCATCGAGTACCTCCAGAAGTATGAGACCACCGTGGATGCTGTGTATAGGCTCTACTCCAGGTTCCAGGGGGAGGGCAATAGCCTGCAGGAGCTGCGGAGAGTCCTGGACCTCTGTGAGATAGACCTCGGGAGCCCCAAAGCCATCCACTGGACTTCTATCTTTCCAGCTGTAGAGGCCATTGACTCCTCGTGGCCCacactggtgctgctgctggagagcgAGGCAGAGCGCTCGCCCGTGGCCCGTGGCCTCTGCGAAGAGCTCAAGAAGTTCCAGTTTGTGGCCTTCACCAAGATCCTTCTGGATGTCCTCCCCATCTTCCAGAAGCTCAGTCGCTTCTTCCAGATCGAGGACTTTGACCTCTCCATCTTGAAGCCCATAGTctcagccacagccaccacgCTGCAGGCCCAGCAGAGCGCCAGCGGCCAGAACCTCCGCGAGTTCCTCAGCGAGATGAACAAGCACCCACAGGACGGCCAGGAGGGCGAGAGCCGCCTCTACTACAAGGGTGTTGAGCTGGCCAACTGCTCCCAAGTGCACCTGAAACACTTTGAGCACCTGAAGGAGAGCTACCTGGAGAGGGTGCGGGGAAACCTGCTGGACAGGTTCCCCAGCAGCGTCCTGGAGGCCATCAGTTCCTTCTCTGCCATCTTCAACCCCAAGTGCTACCCCCAGTCTCTGGAGGACATTGGCAGCTATGGGGTGAGCGAGCTGAATTTCCTGCTGCAGGTGTACTCACGGGTGGTGGTGAGCGAGAGGGCCCTGAGCGACTTTCCCCTCTTCAAGCGCATCGTCTTCAGCCTCAGCCAGCTCTCCTTCAAGGATCTCTGTGTCAAGCTGGTCTACAGCAGCTCTGAGATGCATGAACTCTTCCCAGACTTCGCTGTCCTGGCAGCTATTGCCCTGGCCTTGCCGCTGGGCTCGGTCCTTGCTGAGAAGATCAGCCGTGGCCGGGAGCTGCTGAAGCGCGGCCGGTCGCGCCATGCCAAGGACGAGGGGCTCTCTGACCTCATGAAGATCGCCATCGACGGGCCAGCCATCAGCGAGTTTAACTTTGCATTGGCTATCGAGTACTATGAGAGCATGAGGGAGTCTGGCTTCCTCATGGCACAGGTGAAGTGA